CCGTTGTCCCAACGCTGTCAGAATTGGACAGCGCGGGACTAATGGACTAATTAGTTAAAAGAGCATTTTTTAAAGAATGCCAGCGTTGGTCAATCCTAAAATTGTACCTGCGCCCAAAATATGGCCGAAGCTTGTACCTGCGAGTAACTGAGGAACGCCAATTACTCCGATGGAGGGTTGGCTTCCCCGACCTTGGGTAGCAAAGCGAACGATCGCCAGCCCTAGAATGTTACAAATAATCATTACTAAGGCAATTGTAGGAGACCAACTTGGTGTAGGAGGAACGGTGGATTGTACAGCCGCGAGAATTGTCGAGCTAATCAAGATTTTTCTCCTAAGTTGAAAAACTGGTACAACTCATTTTCCCACTCAGGTATCCATTTCACATCTGAGGTCGATCGAAGATGCTATTTTCTTTACAGGACACCTGCATTGCTAAGACCGAGAATCATTCCGGCACCAAGAATATGGCCGAAGCTCATGGTAGCTAGCAATTCGGGAAAAGTAAAATTGCGAAACAGGGCTGGCTTAGAAACTGGTATATCTGGGCCAACGCCAGGTTTTTGGATCGCGAAGCGACCGATCGCGATCGCTAGCAGGTTACACAGAATCATGACCAGTCCCGTAGCGGGAGACCATGCTGAGGTTCCGGCAACAGCAGGAGCAGCTGCCAATAGTATTGTTGAAGCGATCGACATTCCTTCTCCTGTATGACTAAACAAAAAGAATTATAAAAAGCTGTTAGTAAATAACTCGAATCTGTTT
This Leptolyngbyaceae cyanobacterium DNA region includes the following protein-coding sequences:
- the psaK gene encoding photosystem I reaction center subunit PsaK translates to MISSTILAAVQSTVPPTPSWSPTIALVMIICNILGLAIVRFATQGRGSQPSIGVIGVPQLLAGTSFGHILGAGTILGLTNAGIL
- the psaK gene encoding photosystem I reaction center subunit PsaK, translated to MSIASTILLAAAPAVAGTSAWSPATGLVMILCNLLAIAIGRFAIQKPGVGPDIPVSKPALFRNFTFPELLATMSFGHILGAGMILGLSNAGVL